GTCGAGGTCGTCGGCGCCGGGGTCGAGAACGCCAGCGGGACCATGTACAGGAGGATCTCACCCCAGCCTGCAGCGACACGCGTCATCTCGCGGCGGCGGGTGGCCACGGCGCCGCCTCGGGTTGGAGGCTTGCCTTGCTACGCCCAGGTTCAACCGAATTCGGGGGCGATCTCAGCGGCGAAGGTACCGATGAAATCGTTTACCACGCCCGGGTCGTCGGTGTTGACCGCGAGGACGAGGTGCTCGACGCCGGAATCTCGCCACTCTCCGACCGTCTCGATGATCTGTTCCGGTGTCCCCCGCAGCCGGAACCGGCTGCCCAGGGACGTGTTGTAGTCGCGATTGCCGCCCGGACTCGCTGCGGTGCCCGGTATCTCCAGGTCGCACCGAACCGACATCACGAGCGCCCGGCCGTCGCGACCGGCCGCTTCCGCGAGGTCCCGCACGCGGCGGATCGCCTCACGGATCCCCTGGGTGGGACGGCGGAACAGGTGCCAGCCGTCCCCGAGTGTCGCGGCTCGCCTCATCGCGGCACGGCCGGAGCCGCCGATCCAGATCGGTGGGTGCGGGCGCTGGACTGGTGCCGGGCTGAAATCCAGGCCGGCGAATCGGTGGAAGCGGCCTGAGAAAGCAGGTCGCGGCGTCGTCCACAGCGCTTTGAGCACTCGAAGAGCTTCGTCCGTCCGCGCGCCGCGAGTGTCGTA
This genomic window from Amycolatopsis mongoliensis contains:
- a CDS encoding LLM class F420-dependent oxidoreductase, which encodes MRFGVHLPSNHGWRHVEDLLDVARLSERLGYESVWASQHVFHAGYLADRLGGRPYYAPLPILSAVAAVTTRVRLGTSVLVLPYHHPVLLAKELATLDVLSSGRLTAGVGVGVIREEFDALGAEYDTRGARTDEALRVLKALWTTPRPAFSGRFHRFAGLDFSPAPVQRPHPPIWIGGSGRAAMRRAATLGDGWHLFRRPTQGIREAIRRVRDLAEAAGRDGRALVMSVRCDLEIPGTAASPGGNRDYNTSLGSRFRLRGTPEQIIETVGEWRDSGVEHLVLAVNTDDPGVVNDFIGTFAAEIAPEFG